A single window of Thalassomonas viridans DNA harbors:
- the rplM gene encoding 50S ribosomal protein L13, with product MKTFVAKPESVQREWFVVDAEGKTLGRIATEIANRLRGKHKPEYTPHVDTGDYIVVVNAEKVKVTGNKAKGKIYYSHTEFPGGLKQISFEKLIEKAPERVIEFAVKGMLPKGPLGRDMYRKLKVYAGPEHKHAAQQPQVLEL from the coding sequence ATGAAAACTTTTGTAGCTAAACCAGAAAGCGTACAACGCGAATGGTTTGTAGTGGACGCTGAAGGTAAAACTTTAGGTCGTATCGCTACTGAAATTGCAAACCGTTTACGTGGTAAGCATAAGCCAGAATACACTCCTCACGTTGATACCGGCGATTACATCGTTGTTGTTAATGCTGAGAAAGTAAAAGTAACTGGTAACAAAGCGAAAGGTAAAATTTACTACTCGCACACTGAATTCCCAGGTGGTCTGAAGCAAATCAGCTTTGAAAAGCTGATCGAAAAAGCACCTGAGCGTGTTATTGAATTCGCTGTTAAAGGCATGTTACCTAAAGGTCCTTTAGGCCGTGACATGTACCGTAAACTTAAAGTGTATGCTGGTCCTGAGCACAAGCATGCTGCACAACAACCACAAGTTTTGGAGCTGTAA
- the rpsI gene encoding 30S ribosomal protein S9, translating into MADNQYYGTGRRKSSTARVFMKAGNGTITINKRDISEYFGRETARMVVRQPLELVEMLEKFSFNITVTGGGISGQAGAIRHGITRALMEYDESFRSELRKAGFVTRDARKVERKKVGLHKARKRPQFSKR; encoded by the coding sequence ATGGCTGATAATCAATATTACGGTACTGGTCGTCGCAAGAGCTCAACTGCTCGTGTGTTCATGAAAGCTGGTAACGGTACCATCACAATTAACAAGCGTGACATTTCTGAGTACTTCGGTCGTGAAACGGCTCGTATGGTTGTTCGTCAACCATTAGAGTTAGTTGAAATGTTAGAGAAATTCAGCTTCAACATCACAGTTACCGGTGGTGGTATTTCCGGTCAAGCCGGTGCTATCCGTCACGGTATCACTCGTGCATTAATGGAGTACGACGAGTCTTTCCGCAGCGAACTGCGTAAAGCCGGTTTCGTTACCCGTGATGCCCGTAAAGTTGAACGTAAGAAAGTTGGTTTACACAAAGCGCGTAAACGTCCTCAATTCTCAAAGCGTTAA
- the petA gene encoding ubiquinol-cytochrome c reductase iron-sulfur subunit, with translation MSNAPVNNGRRRFLTAATSVVGGVGAVGVAVPFIASWNPSAKAKAAGAPVEVNVGKIEPGQLIRAEWRGKPVYVVRRTEKTVSELGNHEDQLRDPASQEPQQPAYAANPHRSIKPEFLVALGVCTHLGCAPTYHKGDFGEQVEGVSDGFFCPCHGSKFDMAGRVFQGVPAPLNLVVPEHSFIDDDTLLIGIGQGEA, from the coding sequence ATGAGCAATGCGCCTGTGAATAACGGCCGTCGACGCTTTTTAACTGCCGCTACTTCGGTAGTGGGTGGTGTCGGCGCTGTCGGTGTGGCTGTGCCTTTCATTGCTTCCTGGAACCCCAGTGCCAAGGCGAAAGCCGCCGGTGCTCCAGTGGAAGTGAATGTTGGTAAGATAGAACCCGGTCAGCTAATTCGTGCTGAATGGCGTGGTAAGCCGGTTTATGTTGTCCGTCGTACCGAAAAGACTGTCAGCGAACTGGGCAATCACGAAGATCAATTACGTGATCCGGCGTCCCAAGAGCCGCAACAGCCAGCATATGCCGCCAACCCCCATCGCTCAATTAAGCCGGAATTTCTGGTGGCCCTGGGTGTTTGTACTCACTTGGGTTGCGCTCCTACTTACCATAAAGGCGACTTCGGCGAGCAGGTTGAAGGCGTGAGCGACGGTTTCTTCTGTCCTTGTCATGGTTCTAAATTTGATATGGCCGGCCGGGTATTCCAGGGAGTTCCTGCACCATTGAACTTAGTGGTTCCTGAGCATTCATTTATCGACGACGATACCCTGCTGATCGGTATCGGACAAGGAGAAGCCTAA
- a CDS encoding cytochrome b, whose product MFANFMAWIDKRLPVTDAMNKHAAQYPAPKNFNFWYVFGILASVVLVNQLLTGIWLTMNYEPSGDGAFASIEYIMRDVDYGWLLRYMHSTGASAFFIVVYLHMFRGMMYGSYQKPRELLWIFGMLIFLVLMAEAFMGYLLPWGNMSYWGAQVIISLFGAIPVIGEDLTIWIKGDYVISGATLNRFFALHVIALPLVLVILVFLHILALHEVGSNNPDGTDIKKPKGSVKPEDQSKFKFHEQYTKKYDIVDAVPFHPYYTVKDLVAVVIFLIFFCWVMFFAPEGGGYFIEAPNFEPANGLKTPEHIAPVWYFGPFYTILRVVPDKLFGMIAMFAAIFMLFMLPWFDRGTVKSIRYRCTAHTLNLAQFAICFVVLGVLGTLPASDIANLVGRIASLGYFGFFIALWFYSNNEKTKPVPERVTG is encoded by the coding sequence ATGTTTGCAAACTTCATGGCTTGGATTGACAAGCGCTTGCCCGTAACTGACGCAATGAACAAACATGCGGCCCAGTACCCGGCGCCGAAAAACTTCAACTTCTGGTACGTATTCGGTATTTTAGCCAGTGTGGTTTTAGTGAACCAGCTGCTAACCGGTATCTGGCTGACCATGAACTATGAGCCTTCCGGCGACGGCGCTTTTGCCTCCATCGAATACATCATGCGTGATGTCGATTACGGCTGGTTACTGCGTTATATGCACTCCACCGGTGCATCTGCCTTCTTTATCGTGGTTTATCTGCACATGTTCCGCGGTATGATGTACGGTTCATACCAGAAGCCGCGTGAACTCCTGTGGATCTTCGGTATGTTGATCTTCCTGGTACTGATGGCCGAAGCTTTCATGGGCTACTTATTACCTTGGGGTAACATGTCTTACTGGGGGGCACAGGTAATCATTTCCCTGTTCGGAGCCATTCCGGTTATCGGTGAAGACCTGACTATCTGGATCAAGGGTGACTATGTTATTTCCGGCGCTACCCTGAACCGTTTCTTCGCCCTGCACGTTATTGCCTTACCTCTGGTACTGGTTATCCTGGTATTCCTGCACATTCTTGCCCTGCATGAAGTCGGTTCCAACAACCCTGACGGTACCGATATCAAGAAGCCTAAAGGCAGCGTGAAACCTGAAGATCAAAGCAAGTTCAAGTTCCACGAACAGTACACCAAGAAATACGACATCGTAGATGCCGTGCCTTTCCACCCGTACTACACGGTGAAAGATTTAGTAGCGGTTGTTATCTTCCTGATTTTCTTCTGCTGGGTCATGTTCTTTGCCCCGGAAGGCGGCGGTTACTTTATTGAAGCGCCGAACTTCGAGCCGGCCAACGGTTTGAAAACCCCTGAGCATATTGCCCCGGTATGGTACTTCGGACCTTTCTATACCATCCTGCGTGTTGTTCCTGACAAGCTGTTCGGTATGATTGCCATGTTTGCCGCCATCTTTATGTTATTCATGTTGCCTTGGTTTGACCGCGGCACGGTGAAATCTATCAGATACCGTTGTACTGCCCATACCCTGAACCTGGCCCAGTTTGCTATCTGCTTTGTCGTCTTGGGTGTGTTGGGAACCTTGCCTGCTTCCGACATCGCAAACTTAGTCGGCCGTATCGCCAGTTTAGGTTATTTTGGTTTCTTTATTGCCCTTTGGTTCTACAGCAATAACGAGAAAACTAAGCCGGTTCCAGAGAGGGTAACAGGATAA
- a CDS encoding cytochrome c1, translated as MKKFILVLLALLPGVALAAGPSIPLDKAGNDLTDKESLKRGFETYINYCLGCHQLQYQRYNRTFADLGIDEKEGAAKYMYTGEKVGDHITNTMPAKDAAKWFGSAPPDLTLEARLRSPDWIYTYLRSFYADPARPFGVNNTVFKDVGMPHVLQGLQGVSTLDENGNLVEATGGSLTAEEYDTLVRDLTNFLEYVAEPNKLERQNMGYWVIGFLFILLIFSYLLKREYWKDVH; from the coding sequence ATGAAAAAGTTTATTTTAGTACTATTGGCATTACTGCCGGGTGTGGCGCTTGCCGCGGGCCCGAGCATTCCTTTAGATAAGGCCGGTAATGACCTGACCGACAAGGAATCCCTTAAGCGCGGTTTTGAAACCTATATCAACTATTGTTTGGGTTGTCACCAGCTGCAATACCAGCGTTATAACCGTACGTTCGCCGACCTTGGTATCGACGAAAAAGAAGGCGCGGCGAAATATATGTACACCGGTGAAAAAGTCGGTGATCATATTACCAATACCATGCCGGCCAAAGACGCCGCCAAATGGTTTGGTAGCGCGCCACCGGATTTAACACTGGAAGCTCGCTTAAGAAGTCCTGACTGGATTTATACTTACCTGCGTTCTTTCTATGCCGACCCGGCCCGTCCGTTCGGCGTAAACAACACAGTATTTAAAGATGTCGGTATGCCGCATGTATTGCAGGGCCTGCAGGGCGTAAGTACTTTAGATGAAAACGGCAACCTTGTTGAAGCCACCGGCGGTAGCTTAACTGCCGAAGAATACGACACCCTTGTTCGTGATTTGACCAACTTCCTGGAGTATGTCGCTGAGCCGAATAAACTGGAACGTCAAAACATGGGTTACTGGGTCATTGGCTTCTTATTCATTTTACTTATATTCTCTTATTTACTTAAGCGTGAATATTGGAAAGATGTACACTAG
- the sspA gene encoding stringent starvation protein SspA — protein MAIAANKRSVMTLYSHADDMYSHQSRIVLAEKGVGVDIHLVEPGNLPEDLIDLNPYGTVPTLIDRELALYEAKIIIEYLDERFPHPPLMPVYPVSRGRSRLMMHRIESDWYSLAKIILNGPADKAAKARQELKESLLSIAPILNETPYFMSEEFSLVDCYLAPLLWRLPVFGIELSGQGAKELKTYMLRLFERESFQASLTEAERELRFGHPA, from the coding sequence ATGGCCATAGCTGCGAACAAGCGCTCTGTTATGACGTTATATTCACATGCAGATGACATGTACAGTCATCAATCACGTATCGTATTGGCAGAAAAAGGCGTAGGTGTCGATATTCATCTGGTGGAACCAGGCAACTTACCGGAAGATTTAATTGACTTAAATCCTTACGGTACCGTGCCGACATTGATCGATCGTGAGCTGGCTTTATACGAAGCGAAAATTATTATCGAATACCTGGATGAGCGTTTTCCGCATCCGCCATTAATGCCGGTTTACCCTGTATCCCGCGGTCGCAGCCGTTTAATGATGCACCGTATCGAAAGTGACTGGTACAGCCTGGCCAAAATTATCCTTAACGGTCCGGCCGACAAAGCGGCCAAAGCCCGCCAGGAATTAAAAGAAAGCCTGTTAAGCATAGCGCCTATCTTAAATGAAACGCCGTACTTTATGAGCGAAGAATTCAGCCTGGTTGACTGCTACCTGGCGCCGTTATTGTGGCGTTTGCCTGTGTTCGGTATCGAACTGAGCGGTCAGGGAGCCAAAGAGCTGAAAACCTACATGTTACGATTATTTGAACGTGAATCCTTCCAGGCGTCGTTAACCGAAGCCGAGCGTGAATTGCGTTTTGGTCACCCTGCATAA
- a CDS encoding ClpXP protease specificity-enhancing factor has product MTSNKPYLVKAFYDWISDNQLTPYIVVDVSVYGVLVPMSYVNDGQIVLNVSASAVGSIALGSEAIDFTARFGGKLEHLCVPYGAIAAIYAKENGAGTSLPIEHPEVAEDAVEEAGQENEEPGLTAVTSSDAPTQGQQEPSPAPAKGKPSLKVVK; this is encoded by the coding sequence ATGACCTCAAACAAGCCTTATCTCGTTAAGGCTTTTTATGACTGGATTTCCGATAACCAGCTGACGCCCTATATCGTTGTCGATGTGAGCGTCTATGGTGTGCTGGTGCCTATGTCATATGTTAATGACGGCCAGATAGTATTGAATGTCTCCGCATCGGCGGTGGGTTCTATTGCCCTGGGCAGCGAAGCCATCGACTTTACCGCCCGTTTTGGCGGTAAGCTGGAGCACCTGTGTGTGCCGTATGGTGCCATAGCGGCAATATATGCCAAAGAAAACGGTGCCGGTACATCTCTACCTATTGAGCACCCTGAAGTGGCAGAAGATGCTGTTGAAGAAGCCGGGCAGGAGAATGAAGAGCCGGGGTTAACCGCGGTGACTTCAAGCGACGCGCCGACACAGGGGCAGCAGGAGCCAAGTCCTGCGCCTGCCAAAGGCAAACCCAGCCTGAAAGTAGTGAAGTAA
- the dolP gene encoding division/outer membrane stress-associated lipid-binding lipoprotein: MAFKRLALTVISAALLQGCVAAAVVGVAGGATVANDKRSIGNQIDDQVIELDAYARFKEQEGLTENTNLQVVSVNGSVLIVGQSPNTYLRDLAIKTLNNINGVVKVHNQIRIGNVTSITTRTNDLWLTSKVKTALFADEHVKSGNIKVVTENAEVFLMGLVSEEQANMAVDIARNIGGVNRVLKAFEYQ, from the coding sequence ATGGCCTTTAAACGTTTAGCCCTTACCGTCATCAGTGCTGCCCTGCTACAGGGCTGTGTCGCCGCAGCCGTGGTCGGCGTTGCCGGCGGCGCTACGGTTGCCAATGACAAACGCTCTATCGGCAACCAGATTGATGATCAGGTGATCGAGCTCGATGCCTACGCCAGGTTCAAGGAGCAGGAAGGATTAACCGAAAATACCAATCTGCAGGTAGTGAGCGTCAACGGCTCGGTCTTAATCGTCGGCCAGAGCCCGAATACCTACCTCAGGGATTTGGCCATTAAAACCCTGAATAACATCAACGGCGTGGTAAAAGTCCATAACCAGATCCGCATCGGCAATGTCACCTCCATCACCACCCGCACCAACGATCTCTGGCTGACCTCTAAGGTGAAAACCGCGCTTTTTGCCGACGAACATGTCAAGTCAGGCAATATCAAGGTGGTCACGGAAAATGCCGAAGTGTTTTTAATGGGACTGGTAAGCGAGGAGCAGGCCAATATGGCGGTAGATATCGCCCGTAATATCGGCGGCGTAAACCGGGTCCTCAAGGCATTTGAATACCAGTAA
- a CDS encoding phosphoheptose isomerase: protein MLERIKSNFTESIQTKIAASEAISASIEQAGMVMVQCLLNGNKILSCGNGGSAGDAQHFSSELLNRYETERPSLPAIALTTDSSTLTSIANDYSYDEVFSKQINALGNNGDVLLAISTSGNSRNVITAIETAVKRDMPIIALTGNDGGDIAGLLGENDVEIRVPSSRTARIQEVHLLVIHCLCEIIDTTLFPQ from the coding sequence ATGTTAGAACGGATCAAAAGTAATTTTACCGAAAGTATTCAAACCAAAATCGCCGCCAGTGAAGCCATTTCCGCCTCGATTGAGCAGGCCGGCATGGTGATGGTGCAGTGCCTGCTAAACGGCAATAAGATCTTATCCTGCGGTAACGGCGGCTCCGCCGGCGATGCCCAGCACTTTTCTTCCGAGTTGCTTAACCGTTATGAAACCGAACGTCCGAGCCTGCCGGCCATCGCCCTGACCACCGACAGCTCAACCTTGACTTCCATCGCCAACGACTACAGCTATGACGAAGTTTTTTCCAAACAGATCAACGCCCTTGGCAATAACGGCGATGTGCTGCTGGCCATTTCCACCAGTGGTAACTCACGTAACGTCATCACCGCCATAGAAACCGCGGTAAAACGGGATATGCCTATCATAGCCCTGACCGGCAATGACGGCGGCGATATTGCCGGTTTGCTGGGAGAAAATGACGTTGAAATCCGGGTGCCGTCATCCCGCACCGCCCGCATCCAGGAAGTACACCTGTTAGTGATCCACTGTTTATGTGAAATTATCGATACCACCTTATTTCCCCAATAG
- a CDS encoding YraN family protein yields the protein MPWTKPGFAGSSSTRERGRQTETLAADYLLARGLTLVGKNFSAKTGEIDLLMKESDVLVFVEVKYRKQAFFGGALAAVSAGKQKKIRRTAEFYLQQAGLNAYNTPCRFDVVTLQGSIERPQITWLKNAF from the coding sequence TTGCCATGGACTAAACCCGGGTTCGCCGGGAGTTCCAGCACACGGGAAAGGGGGCGGCAAACGGAAACGCTTGCCGCCGACTATCTGCTTGCCCGGGGCCTGACCCTGGTGGGGAAGAACTTCAGCGCTAAAACCGGGGAAATCGATCTGCTCATGAAAGAGAGCGATGTGCTGGTGTTTGTCGAGGTCAAATACCGCAAACAGGCTTTTTTCGGCGGCGCCCTGGCGGCGGTCTCGGCCGGTAAACAGAAAAAAATCAGACGAACCGCTGAATTTTATCTGCAACAAGCCGGTTTAAATGCATATAATACCCCATGTCGATTTGATGTGGTGACCCTGCAGGGCAGTATCGAGCGACCACAAATAACCTGGCTGAAAAATGCCTTTTAA
- a CDS encoding penicillin-binding protein activator has product MTKEDEVYYKPILKRTDFSLVKRYKFPQQCKSALAAVTISLLLSNCAAQKTVGTPQKPTEKVTTTNISDKTPQTADDYLAKAKGLDAAEAVPLMVTAAELLLTEGKHRKALWLANQTSPLLESEAPGAADIAAPGEQYRLLIVKATSLQALEHHQLALEQLQLADALSKEHQLEHQLGYFQQLAKVQHSRELAVDAADAALRAFVVDDFAANDDVFALWQSLSDLSQWQLKQLQQLNPPYIKGWQQLLNFAFQFGDNPAQFNRYLTQWQRKFPEHPAVAIIDSLKVTDTSAGAIENIAVLLPLSGNQAAAGNAAQQGLLAAYQNNDAVLLHFIDTNALDMSSLVLTFNELAIDFVIGPLLKPHVEAYLAQEELQVPTLLLNVPDDRELKAHQVALSMRPEDEAVQAASSLARRNYQFPVVLSHQDKVSSRIARAFAEQWLKMTGNLPEVVPFEQGKKMQTDLTTSLDVELSKARIKDLKRRVKQTLKTETRNRRDVDMIYLVGSPKQTKLLKPYIDVNISPFAKVIPVYASSRSHSALNDRSDTRDLTGLTFSEMPWLLESQQQNKQLAQMSRQLWPRRSDGLQRIFAMGYDSFTLAGKIAAMQQNPFVRHFGQTGVLKLNPNNILTRSLIWGRYRKDKVQEIAMD; this is encoded by the coding sequence GTGACAAAAGAGGATGAAGTTTATTATAAACCCATACTAAAACGCACGGATTTCTCACTGGTGAAGCGATATAAATTCCCACAACAATGCAAATCGGCTTTAGCCGCAGTAACCATCAGCCTTTTGCTGAGTAACTGCGCAGCCCAAAAAACAGTTGGTACACCCCAAAAACCGACCGAAAAGGTCACAACGACAAACATAAGCGATAAAACTCCGCAAACTGCCGATGACTACCTGGCAAAGGCAAAGGGGCTTGATGCCGCCGAAGCCGTTCCCCTCATGGTTACAGCCGCCGAGTTGCTGCTCACCGAAGGCAAGCACCGCAAGGCACTCTGGCTGGCGAACCAAACCAGTCCCCTACTTGAAAGCGAAGCGCCCGGGGCCGCGGATATTGCCGCCCCCGGCGAGCAATATCGCTTGCTTATCGTTAAAGCCACCAGTTTGCAGGCCCTGGAACATCACCAGCTGGCACTGGAGCAATTGCAGCTGGCGGATGCCCTGAGTAAAGAACACCAGCTGGAGCACCAATTAGGTTATTTCCAGCAACTTGCCAAGGTACAACACAGCCGGGAGCTGGCGGTGGATGCCGCCGATGCCGCCCTAAGGGCCTTTGTTGTCGACGATTTTGCCGCCAATGACGATGTTTTCGCGCTCTGGCAGAGCTTAAGCGATTTGTCGCAATGGCAGCTGAAACAGTTACAGCAGCTTAATCCCCCCTATATCAAGGGCTGGCAGCAGTTGCTGAATTTTGCCTTCCAGTTCGGCGACAACCCGGCGCAGTTTAACCGCTACCTTACCCAATGGCAGCGTAAATTCCCCGAGCACCCGGCGGTTGCCATTATCGACAGCCTGAAAGTGACCGACACCAGCGCCGGGGCGATAGAAAACATCGCCGTGCTGCTGCCTTTATCCGGCAACCAGGCGGCAGCAGGCAATGCCGCCCAGCAGGGGCTGCTGGCGGCTTACCAGAACAATGATGCCGTGTTATTGCACTTTATCGATACCAATGCCCTGGATATGTCTTCTTTGGTATTGACCTTTAACGAGCTGGCAATAGATTTTGTCATCGGCCCGCTGCTAAAACCCCATGTCGAAGCCTATCTGGCACAGGAAGAATTACAGGTGCCGACCTTGCTGCTTAATGTCCCCGACGACAGGGAACTAAAAGCCCACCAGGTGGCCTTGTCTATGCGCCCGGAAGACGAAGCGGTACAGGCCGCCAGCAGCCTGGCCCGCCGCAATTACCAGTTTCCCGTGGTGCTCAGCCACCAGGACAAGGTCAGCAGCCGCATTGCCAGGGCTTTTGCCGAGCAGTGGCTGAAAATGACCGGCAACCTGCCCGAGGTAGTACCGTTTGAGCAAGGGAAGAAAATGCAGACGGATCTCACCACCAGCCTGGATGTGGAGTTAAGCAAAGCCAGGATCAAAGATCTGAAACGCCGGGTCAAACAGACCCTGAAAACCGAAACCCGCAACCGCCGGGATGTCGATATGATTTACCTGGTGGGCTCCCCCAAGCAGACCAAGCTGTTAAAACCCTATATCGACGTCAACATCAGCCCCTTTGCCAAGGTGATCCCTGTTTATGCCAGCTCCCGCAGCCACAGCGCGTTAAACGACCGCAGCGATACCCGGGATTTAACCGGCCTGACCTTCTCTGAAATGCCCTGGCTGTTGGAAAGCCAGCAGCAAAACAAGCAACTGGCGCAAATGAGCCGCCAGCTGTGGCCAAGGCGCAGCGACGGTTTGCAGCGTATTTTTGCCATGGGTTATGACAGCTTTACCCTGGCGGGTAAAATAGCCGCCATGCAGCAAAATCCTTTTGTCAGGCATTTCGGCCAGACCGGGGTATTAAAACTCAACCCCAATAATATCCTCACCCGCAGCCTGATCTGGGGCCGCTACCGCAAAGATAAGGTCCAGGAAATTGCCATGGACTAA
- the rsmI gene encoding 16S rRNA (cytidine(1402)-2'-O)-methyltransferase: MTQTQVDAGTLYIVATPIGNLGDISQRALDILTQVDVIACEDTRHTQRLLSAFSIKNNTMSMHDHNERQRQEQIAALLQEGKSVALVSDAGTPLISDPGFHLVRHCRQLGLSVTPVPGACAAITALSCAGLPTDRFTFEGFLPSKSGARQAKLAELTHEPRTMVFYDAPRRAIDTIADIVSVLGGERYVVIARELTKTFETIHSDTANELLSWLQQDPNQLKGEMVLIIEGHKIDPDAISPQAVETLKLLLAELPPKKACAIAAKIHGVKKNALYDLALSFKEG, translated from the coding sequence ATGACACAAACCCAAGTTGATGCCGGAACCTTGTATATAGTGGCCACCCCGATAGGTAATTTAGGGGATATCAGCCAGAGGGCCTTAGATATACTGACTCAGGTTGATGTCATTGCCTGTGAAGACACCCGCCATACCCAGAGGTTGCTGTCGGCGTTTTCCATAAAAAATAATACTATGTCGATGCATGATCACAATGAAAGGCAGCGTCAGGAGCAAATTGCCGCCTTGTTGCAGGAAGGAAAAAGTGTTGCCCTGGTATCTGATGCCGGCACTCCCTTGATCAGCGATCCCGGCTTTCACCTGGTGCGCCACTGCCGCCAGCTGGGCTTAAGCGTGACTCCCGTGCCCGGCGCTTGTGCCGCGATCACCGCACTTTCCTGTGCCGGTTTGCCGACCGACCGCTTTACCTTCGAAGGTTTCCTGCCGTCAAAATCCGGCGCCCGGCAGGCAAAACTGGCTGAGCTTACTCACGAACCCAGGACTATGGTGTTTTACGATGCGCCAAGAAGGGCGATAGACACCATAGCGGATATCGTCTCGGTACTGGGCGGCGAGCGTTATGTGGTGATAGCCCGCGAGCTGACCAAAACCTTTGAAACCATACACTCGGATACGGCGAATGAGCTATTAAGCTGGCTGCAGCAGGACCCCAACCAGCTAAAAGGAGAAATGGTGCTGATCATCGAAGGGCATAAGATCGACCCGGATGCTATTTCTCCCCAGGCGGTAGAGACCCTGAAACTGCTGCTGGCAGAATTGCCGCCGAAAAAAGCCTGCGCCATTGCCGCGAAAATACACGGGGTGAAGAAAAATGCCTTGTATGATTTGGCCCTGTCATTTAAAGAAGGTTAG
- a CDS encoding LysR family transcriptional regulator gives MNNLPATTSAMIDVSEIRIIKVITETGSINRAAVILHMSQPTLSKKLSRLEQKMNLALFIRNSSGMIPTQAANILLNEGKDIESRLISVERQLALMANKVGGQIRIGVGPVVEQLIVPHVLSDYAEQNHQFRIVIKTESPKVLIEQLEASKLDMVIGPFNPQELSDNFISVLTRKEHLSAIVRADHPLTNAQPVCHDDLKPYRFITPHMPRKMNTDILDFQRLAEVNPHIVCDNYAMAKTIISQSDYITIGPESLFQEDIMRGELKKLALPTSILWRCHCLAKPETLATPAVGEVVKIFAKYMETTKH, from the coding sequence GTGAATAATTTACCTGCTACAACTTCCGCCATGATTGATGTTTCAGAAATCCGTATAATTAAAGTGATTACCGAAACCGGTAGCATTAATCGTGCGGCAGTGATATTGCATATGTCTCAGCCGACATTAAGCAAGAAGTTAAGCCGCCTTGAACAAAAAATGAATCTGGCATTGTTCATTAGAAATAGCTCTGGAATGATACCAACCCAAGCAGCCAATATTTTGCTTAACGAAGGCAAAGATATTGAAAGCCGGCTAATCAGTGTTGAGCGCCAACTCGCCTTAATGGCAAACAAAGTGGGCGGACAAATTCGCATTGGTGTTGGCCCCGTTGTTGAGCAACTCATTGTTCCCCACGTATTGAGTGATTATGCCGAGCAAAACCATCAATTTCGGATTGTTATCAAAACGGAATCGCCAAAGGTGTTAATAGAGCAACTGGAAGCTAGCAAGCTTGATATGGTCATTGGACCATTTAACCCTCAAGAGCTAAGTGATAATTTTATTTCAGTACTAACCAGAAAAGAGCACCTCTCGGCTATTGTTCGGGCAGATCACCCACTTACCAATGCGCAACCCGTTTGCCATGATGACTTGAAGCCATACCGCTTTATCACACCTCATATGCCGAGAAAGATGAATACTGATATTCTTGATTTTCAACGTTTAGCGGAAGTGAATCCTCATATTGTTTGCGATAATTACGCCATGGCAAAAACCATTATTTCGCAGTCTGATTACATCACTATTGGCCCGGAATCTCTGTTTCAAGAGGATATAATGCGAGGAGAACTGAAAAAATTAGCACTGCCAACCTCAATACTGTGGCGATGTCACTGTTTAGCCAAGCCAGAAACACTGGCAACTCCGGCCGTTGGTGAAGTTGTGAAAATCTTTGCTAAATATATGGAAACCACAAAACATTAA
- a CDS encoding PEP-CTERM sorting domain-containing protein, giving the protein MCSIRSMAMSFFLAIFSAQASATLIFDFEIDSLSPININGQIGDKFSIGIDNEAELATGVSMSDILWVSYDTAHLGYWFSDDFASSYDDESLAQFFTFTDLGNDLWQFDILVGLTGDNGLIRLQNNNYGLQFGQTDDGSGATSLALLSPDGGIFSHESATTRVFSAQAALAVPEPNALALFLLGLVAVARRTRIRK; this is encoded by the coding sequence ATGTGTAGTATTCGCAGTATGGCAATGTCATTTTTTCTGGCTATTTTTTCAGCGCAAGCGTCGGCAACTCTTATCTTCGACTTTGAAATTGATTCATTGAGCCCAATAAATATCAACGGTCAAATCGGCGATAAATTTAGCATTGGCATTGACAATGAAGCAGAGCTCGCAACTGGCGTTTCAATGTCAGATATTCTTTGGGTTTCATACGACACAGCACATCTTGGCTACTGGTTCAGTGATGACTTTGCTTCAAGCTACGACGATGAATCACTTGCACAGTTTTTTACTTTTACTGACTTAGGTAACGACCTTTGGCAATTCGATATTTTAGTTGGTTTAACTGGCGATAACGGTTTGATTAGATTACAAAACAATAACTATGGCCTGCAATTCGGACAAACTGACGATGGCAGTGGTGCAACGAGTTTAGCCCTGTTGTCACCAGATGGAGGTATTTTTTCCCATGAGTCAGCCACGACACGTGTTTTTAGTGCTCAGGCAGCATTGGCAGTACCGGAGCCAAATGCTTTAGCGCTATTTTTATTGGGCCTTGTAGCGGTAGCCAGACGAACTCGAATCAGAAAGTAG